The proteins below come from a single Spirochaetota bacterium genomic window:
- a CDS encoding PfaD family polyunsaturated fatty acid/polyketide biosynthesis protein — protein MQTKELLPIGAWMPDTAPPAFTANDLLTVIPKIREPIHIIYDNYSRRLGLGRRGQILSINQHNNSTYPLMSTLPALYPEWLGDRSFLEVHHLRFPYIAGAMFRGITSSKMVIQMARAGMIGFFGAAGMSLPELEKSLNDIQSALRDSGLSWGSNLIYSPTEPELEEALVDLYLNRGVQRVSASAFMALSPSIVRYACAGLQTDQNGRILRKNYIFAKLSRPEIAKMFMSPAPKDILDHLASKGKITSMEASLASHIPIAEDITVEADSGGHTDNRPLTAIFPTILGIRDDVMIHNEYTRSIRVGAAGGIGTPSAIAAAFSMGAAYVLTGSINQSAIESGLSHEGRKMLALADVADVAMAPAADMFELGVKVQVLKRGTMFCNRAAQLYEIYSTYDSIEAIPSSIKLRLEKEIFKTSLEDIWSETHRFFMSRNTKEIEKAELDPKYRMALVFRWYLGNTGQWAIDGDPAHRVDYQICCGPSMGAFNAWVNGSFLSETENRTVVDIALNLLEGAAVVTRAQQLRTYGVPVPGLSFNYQPRPLY, from the coding sequence GTGCAAACTAAGGAACTTCTCCCAATAGGCGCATGGATGCCAGACACAGCACCCCCTGCATTTACAGCCAATGACTTGCTTACAGTCATACCAAAAATTCGAGAACCCATTCATATTATATATGATAATTATAGCAGACGTTTAGGATTGGGGAGACGTGGACAGATATTATCAATAAACCAACACAACAATTCTACCTACCCCCTAATGTCTACCCTCCCAGCACTATATCCTGAATGGTTAGGAGATCGATCCTTCTTAGAGGTACATCATCTCCGCTTCCCTTACATCGCAGGAGCGATGTTCCGTGGCATCACTTCATCAAAAATGGTGATACAAATGGCTCGCGCTGGAATGATAGGTTTTTTTGGGGCTGCAGGCATGTCTCTCCCTGAACTTGAGAAGTCTCTGAATGATATCCAGTCAGCACTTAGAGATTCTGGACTATCCTGGGGTAGCAATTTAATCTATTCGCCAACGGAACCGGAATTGGAAGAGGCACTAGTGGATCTTTATCTGAATCGTGGCGTTCAAAGGGTTTCTGCCTCTGCATTCATGGCCTTATCACCAAGCATTGTTCGCTATGCTTGCGCTGGTCTACAAACCGACCAAAATGGTCGAATACTTCGAAAAAATTATATCTTTGCAAAACTTTCGCGTCCCGAAATTGCCAAAATGTTTATGTCACCAGCGCCCAAGGATATACTCGATCACCTTGCTTCAAAGGGAAAAATAACATCAATGGAGGCCTCGCTGGCCAGCCATATCCCTATAGCTGAAGATATTACCGTTGAAGCGGATTCAGGTGGTCATACGGATAACCGACCCCTCACTGCTATTTTCCCAACAATTCTTGGTATAAGAGATGACGTAATGATCCATAATGAATATACTCGTTCCATTAGAGTAGGGGCTGCTGGTGGTATTGGCACTCCATCTGCAATAGCGGCTGCATTTTCTATGGGTGCGGCATATGTATTAACTGGTTCTATCAATCAGTCAGCAATCGAGTCTGGCCTATCACATGAAGGAAGGAAGATGCTGGCCCTGGCGGATGTAGCGGATGTGGCAATGGCGCCAGCCGCTGATATGTTTGAACTGGGGGTAAAGGTTCAGGTACTCAAGCGTGGAACCATGTTTTGCAATCGGGCTGCACAGCTTTATGAAATATATAGTACCTATGATTCCATTGAGGCTATTCCTTCATCTATAAAGTTACGCCTTGAGAAGGAGATTTTCAAAACATCTTTAGAGGATATTTGGTCAGAGACACATCGATTCTTTATGAGCAGGAATACCAAGGAGATCGAAAAAGCGGAACTGGACCCCAAATATCGCATGGCCCTTGTGTTTCGCTGGTACCTTGGCAATACAGGTCAATGGGCCATTGATGGTGATCCTGCACACCGTGTTGATTATCAGATATGTTGCGGCCCATCTATGGGGGCATTCAATGCATGGGTTAATGGCTCCTTTCTGAGTGAGACAGAAAATAGAACGGTTGTCGATATCGCCTTAAATCTTCTGGAAGGGGCTGCGGTTGTTACAAGGGCCCAACAACTCCGCACCTATGGAGTTCCTGTTCCAGGATTATCATTTAACTATCAACCCAGACCTCTCTATTGA
- a CDS encoding SDR family oxidoreductase, producing the protein MSKRKETTGRLNKKNKTAKPKISPIAIVGIGAFFPGSKDACGYWRDILTGRDMITEIPPTHWLIDDCYDPDPLAPDKTYCKTGAFLSPIDFDPIEFGIPPTNLASTDTSQLLALIVAKQVLEDAAQGQFSKMDRDRISVIIGVAAGLELLGEMASRLGRPIWIKALREEGIAEDQAQIICNKITDNYQEWKESTFPGLLGNVVAGRIANHFDIGGTNCTSDSACASSFSALSMALNELWMRQSDLVITGGVDTTNDPFLYVSFSKTPALSRTGDCRPFSEDSDGMVLGEGLGMIALKRLEDAERDGDRIYAIIRGIGTSSDGSGTSIYSPLPKGQAKALRRCYDAAGYSPSTVELIEAHGTGTLAGDVVEVEALSMIFDETAREDRQWCALGSVKSQIGHTKSAAAAAGIIKAIMALHNKILPPTIKVKKPDPKLNIENSPFYLNTETRPWIRDDSYPRRASVSSFGFGGTNFHVTMEEYRGSGKRAWRHRTFPNELFLLSAKDVSSLIKQCQDTITNLDEEGIFLYIVKNSQIEFKHELPAKLAIISTDENDLKAKINQSIDAIPTNGSNPLYLPNGIYYNMQDTKPGPIAFLFPGQGSQYLGMGAELAMYIDDVREIWDLSASIPMDGENSLHEIVFPRPVFSEDKKRENIKRLTSTEWAQPAISTMSLAMLALIKSLGLQPVCVGGHSLGEVTALFEAGVLDEMNVITLARKRGELMASASSVPGSMTAVPESLEKIQPLLDNLESDVIIANHNSPKQVVLSGSTSSIEVAEEALAKEKIKSKRLQVSTAFHSSIMNNSCAPFLEFLKDIPFNKPKIKIYSNAEASLYPDNEDNIREVLTKQINHPVRFLEQIEAMYAAGARTFIEVGPGSVLTKLVKQCLEGRPHLAVNMDNATEHGITSLWKALGQLAVNGIEIDYSYLWKDYAPKIDPREKEKPKLTIPIMGCNYNRPYPPEGGSDALPKPNISPIQKNNMPSTSLKTNPDAVRDANIDIPNSSDNLQLSSGNIENSSANLTTSLYSQPEGSMNNTVKSTPTTNQLDHTQGNPQPSIMNTDISNRSGKNNYGSWITAFQEIQRQTAETHSAFQKTMAESHMAFLKAAEASTITLNAMITGNPIPAREERLGNKYPEIPDQHEIKPHPSISNTLPQKPLSESITQDMAIPTSEVKKPVPVDIDFKEMLLDVVAEKTGYPKEILTIDMGLEADLGIDSIKRVEILSAIKDQSPWLPEVDPSEMANIKTLGDVLSFIEEYASAAPNSVPSPSVSVNDNVDFKEMLLDVVAEKTGYPKEILTIDMGLEADLGIDSIKRVEILSAIKDQSPWLPEVDPSEMANIKTLGDVLSFIEEYASAAPSVIPPPDVAVNDNIDFKEMLLDVVAEKTGYPKEILTIDMGLEADLGIDSIKRVEILSAVKDQSPWLPEIDPSEMANIKTLGDVLSYIEEFSSNNDNTKDKDVSPTEFILKDESSETSSARTRINNTQQSEIGRYALREVPAPYSGFSMKGLSFDCSVAVTDDGNGVAQSMIHKLNERGLKANITDDIPDNVDILIFLGGLKKIDDDDSIIAVNKEAFLASQRVAERFASSGGIFITVQDTGGDFGLSGKSGKNVYLGGLPGLVKTAALEWDNAAVKAIDIERGSHSDEEIAESLIQELFDGGPEIEVGLHADGKRTRLDSYAVKPNIGDSSLTDQSVIVASGGARGVTARTLIELACQFHPRIVLLGRTPLIDEPSCCRDAMKDSEIKRSLLDEAKSEGRTISPSELGALTRQILANREISYTLKRLEEAGSNAKYMALDVQDASALGKELESIRQEWGPITGIIHGAGVLNDKLIAQKTSEQFDTVFNTKVNGLRSLLKATENDPLELICLFSSVAARFGNMGQCDYAMANEILNKIANQEALRRKNTCIVKSINWGPWDGGMVSPQLKSHFTKLGIPLIPMDVGAHKLVDEIRERDPQRAEIVIGPPPPKGGLSVKTSNRMELRLTVSNYNYPFINSHKIEDIPVIPVVMVLEWFSRAAHLFYPDMNIVLCKDLRVMKGIKLDSFPKDAHNFILSCNINANGGKSVLSMELHGMEGPPHYTATIEMTDSAKGNGRTSTRIMTSNLRPWSLNCSEIYNDQLFHGPDFQVIQSLEGVSDQAATAIIVGTREKGWPGELWKTDAAALDGGLQLALLWGAHKLGKKSLPTKIGTYISYHDGLVKGSLRCELKGEVIGKDHTLSDILFFNEEEKLVAEMCDVEMHMLPN; encoded by the coding sequence ATGTCTAAACGAAAAGAGACTACTGGCAGATTGAATAAAAAAAATAAAACAGCAAAACCAAAAATATCCCCAATTGCAATAGTAGGTATAGGCGCGTTCTTCCCAGGCTCCAAAGATGCTTGTGGTTATTGGAGAGATATATTAACTGGGAGGGATATGATAACAGAAATACCACCGACACACTGGCTCATAGATGACTGCTATGACCCAGATCCACTTGCGCCAGATAAGACATACTGTAAAACTGGGGCATTCCTATCCCCAATAGATTTTGATCCTATTGAGTTTGGCATTCCACCCACAAATCTTGCCAGCACTGACACCTCCCAATTGTTGGCTCTCATTGTGGCAAAACAGGTTTTAGAAGACGCAGCACAGGGGCAATTCAGCAAAATGGACCGCGATCGCATCAGTGTTATAATAGGAGTAGCCGCTGGACTGGAGCTACTCGGAGAGATGGCAAGCAGGTTAGGCAGACCAATCTGGATAAAAGCACTAAGGGAGGAGGGTATCGCAGAGGATCAGGCTCAAATTATTTGTAATAAAATTACAGACAATTATCAGGAATGGAAAGAGAGCACCTTCCCTGGATTACTGGGGAATGTTGTTGCAGGACGCATCGCCAATCACTTCGATATTGGAGGCACTAACTGCACATCCGACTCTGCTTGTGCAAGTTCATTTTCAGCACTCTCTATGGCGCTTAATGAACTCTGGATGAGACAATCTGACCTTGTTATTACCGGAGGCGTTGATACAACGAATGATCCCTTCCTGTATGTCAGCTTCAGCAAAACGCCAGCGCTCTCCCGCACCGGTGATTGTCGCCCCTTTTCGGAAGATTCCGATGGTATGGTACTTGGTGAAGGTCTTGGGATGATAGCGCTAAAACGACTAGAGGACGCTGAACGCGATGGGGATAGGATATATGCGATAATTAGAGGGATTGGAACATCATCCGATGGGAGTGGCACAAGCATATACTCCCCCTTACCAAAGGGACAAGCAAAGGCATTACGGAGATGCTATGATGCAGCAGGATATAGTCCATCAACAGTGGAATTGATAGAGGCACATGGGACAGGGACTTTGGCAGGTGATGTGGTTGAAGTTGAGGCGCTTAGCATGATCTTTGATGAAACTGCTCGAGAAGACCGGCAATGGTGCGCTCTTGGATCGGTCAAGTCTCAGATCGGACATACGAAGAGCGCGGCAGCGGCTGCAGGCATAATAAAAGCGATCATGGCTCTACACAACAAGATCCTTCCACCAACCATAAAGGTAAAGAAACCTGATCCCAAATTAAATATAGAGAATTCGCCATTTTATCTCAATACTGAGACTCGCCCATGGATAAGGGATGATTCATATCCCAGAAGGGCATCCGTTAGCTCATTCGGTTTTGGAGGAACCAATTTTCATGTAACAATGGAAGAATACAGAGGATCAGGTAAACGCGCATGGCGTCATCGCACATTCCCAAACGAGTTATTTCTTTTAAGCGCAAAAGACGTGAGCAGCCTAATAAAACAATGTCAAGACACTATTACGAATCTTGATGAAGAGGGCATCTTTCTATACATTGTCAAAAATAGTCAGATAGAATTCAAACATGAACTACCAGCGAAACTGGCTATCATATCGACCGATGAAAATGATCTTAAAGCAAAGATTAACCAATCTATAGATGCCATCCCAACAAATGGAAGCAATCCCTTATATTTACCCAATGGAATATACTATAATATGCAGGATACCAAACCAGGCCCCATTGCTTTTCTCTTCCCAGGTCAGGGAAGCCAATACCTTGGCATGGGAGCAGAGCTGGCTATGTATATAGATGATGTTAGGGAGATATGGGATCTATCCGCATCAATCCCAATGGATGGCGAAAACTCTCTTCATGAGATCGTCTTCCCGCGTCCAGTATTCTCTGAAGATAAGAAAAGGGAGAATATAAAAAGACTAACCAGTACTGAATGGGCACAGCCAGCTATCAGCACCATGAGTCTTGCAATGCTGGCGTTAATAAAATCTCTCGGCCTACAACCTGTCTGCGTTGGAGGTCACAGTTTAGGCGAGGTGACCGCGCTATTCGAGGCTGGTGTGCTTGATGAGATGAATGTCATTACCTTAGCCAGAAAAAGAGGAGAACTAATGGCATCCGCTTCAAGTGTACCAGGGAGCATGACCGCTGTCCCTGAATCTTTGGAAAAAATTCAGCCCCTGCTTGATAATCTTGAGAGCGATGTTATAATCGCTAATCACAACAGCCCTAAACAGGTTGTTCTCTCCGGTTCTACATCATCCATCGAAGTAGCAGAAGAAGCCTTAGCAAAAGAGAAAATTAAATCGAAACGGCTTCAGGTTTCGACCGCTTTTCACTCATCAATCATGAATAATTCCTGCGCACCCTTTCTGGAATTCCTTAAGGATATTCCCTTTAACAAACCGAAAATAAAAATCTACTCCAACGCTGAAGCATCACTATATCCTGACAATGAGGATAATATACGCGAAGTTTTGACGAAACAAATAAATCATCCGGTACGATTTTTAGAACAGATTGAAGCCATGTACGCCGCAGGAGCTCGAACCTTTATTGAGGTGGGACCGGGCTCAGTTCTTACCAAACTCGTTAAACAATGCCTTGAGGGACGACCTCACCTGGCAGTAAATATGGATAATGCAACTGAGCATGGAATCACAAGCCTATGGAAGGCATTGGGACAGCTTGCAGTAAACGGAATTGAGATTGATTATTCATATTTATGGAAGGACTATGCTCCTAAAATTGATCCAAGGGAGAAGGAAAAACCGAAGCTTACAATCCCTATTATGGGCTGCAATTATAATAGACCCTACCCTCCTGAAGGAGGATCAGATGCGCTCCCCAAACCAAATATTTCACCAATCCAAAAAAACAATATGCCGTCCACTTCATTGAAGACTAATCCCGATGCAGTTAGGGACGCTAATATTGATATCCCAAATAGCTCTGACAACTTACAGCTATCATCAGGGAATATTGAAAATTCATCTGCGAACCTCACAACTTCGCTATATTCACAACCAGAGGGCTCTATGAATAATACTGTCAAATCAACTCCAACAACCAATCAGTTGGATCATACGCAAGGCAATCCGCAACCATCTATTATGAATACAGACATATCTAATCGATCAGGGAAAAACAATTATGGCTCATGGATTACAGCCTTTCAAGAGATCCAGCGACAGACGGCTGAAACGCATTCTGCTTTCCAAAAAACGATGGCAGAAAGCCATATGGCCTTTCTAAAGGCTGCTGAAGCCTCAACTATCACCCTAAACGCAATGATTACTGGTAATCCTATCCCTGCAAGGGAGGAAAGGCTAGGGAATAAATATCCGGAAATCCCAGATCAACATGAAATCAAACCGCATCCCTCTATTAGTAATACTTTACCACAGAAGCCATTATCTGAATCCATTACTCAGGATATGGCAATCCCAACATCTGAGGTCAAAAAGCCTGTACCTGTTGATATCGATTTCAAGGAGATGTTACTGGACGTTGTGGCTGAAAAGACCGGATACCCAAAGGAAATATTAACAATAGACATGGGGCTTGAGGCGGATCTGGGTATAGACTCCATAAAACGAGTAGAAATTCTATCAGCTATAAAGGATCAATCCCCATGGCTGCCGGAGGTAGATCCAAGCGAGATGGCAAATATCAAGACATTGGGTGATGTCCTGTCATTCATAGAGGAATATGCTTCCGCAGCACCAAATTCAGTACCTTCGCCTAGCGTCTCAGTTAATGATAATGTTGATTTCAAGGAGATGCTTCTGGACGTTGTGGCTGAAAAGACCGGATACCCAAAGGAAATATTAACAATAGACATGGGGCTCGAGGCGGATCTAGGTATAGACTCCATAAAACGAGTAGAAATTCTATCAGCTATAAAGGATCAATCCCCATGGCTGCCGGAGGTAGATCCAAGCGAGATGGCAAATATCAAGACATTGGGTGATGTCCTGTCATTTATAGAGGAATATGCATCAGCAGCACCAAGCGTAATACCCCCACCCGACGTGGCGGTCAACGATAATATTGATTTCAAAGAGATGTTACTGGACGTTGTGGCTGAAAAGACCGGATACCCAAAGGAAATATTAACAATAGACATGGGGCTTGAGGCGGATCTAGGTATAGACTCCATAAAACGAGTAGAAATTCTATCAGCTGTAAAGGATCAATCCCCATGGCTGCCGGAAATAGATCCAAGCGAGATGGCAAATATCAAGACATTGGGAGATGTCCTATCTTATATAGAAGAATTTTCAAGCAATAATGACAATACTAAAGACAAAGATGTCTCTCCAACAGAGTTTATACTAAAGGATGAATCCTCGGAGACATCCTCAGCCAGAACAAGAATTAACAATACTCAACAATCTGAAATCGGCAGATATGCCCTACGAGAGGTACCTGCTCCTTATTCCGGATTTTCAATGAAGGGATTATCCTTTGATTGCAGCGTGGCAGTCACTGATGATGGTAATGGCGTGGCTCAATCCATGATACACAAGCTCAACGAACGGGGGCTAAAGGCCAATATAACAGATGATATCCCTGACAATGTCGATATTCTAATTTTTCTTGGAGGTCTTAAAAAAATTGATGATGATGACTCCATTATTGCAGTGAATAAAGAGGCATTCCTTGCATCCCAAAGAGTCGCTGAACGATTTGCATCCTCAGGAGGTATCTTTATCACAGTCCAGGATACTGGAGGGGATTTTGGTCTCTCTGGTAAGTCTGGGAAGAATGTCTACCTTGGGGGACTACCAGGTCTTGTGAAAACAGCAGCCTTAGAGTGGGATAACGCCGCAGTGAAGGCCATTGATATTGAACGCGGTAGCCATTCGGATGAAGAAATAGCTGAAAGTCTAATACAAGAATTATTTGACGGAGGCCCGGAAATCGAGGTAGGACTTCATGCAGATGGGAAGCGAACACGTCTCGACAGCTATGCTGTTAAGCCCAATATAGGAGATTCATCACTCACTGATCAATCTGTAATTGTGGCCTCGGGTGGTGCAAGGGGTGTTACAGCTAGGACACTCATTGAATTGGCTTGCCAGTTTCATCCTCGTATTGTGCTCTTGGGAAGGACACCCTTAATTGATGAGCCATCATGCTGCAGAGACGCCATGAAGGATAGTGAGATTAAAAGATCGCTATTGGATGAGGCAAAATCAGAAGGACGCACAATCAGTCCTAGTGAGTTGGGCGCACTCACACGTCAAATCCTGGCAAACAGGGAGATCAGCTATACCCTAAAACGCTTAGAAGAGGCAGGAAGCAATGCCAAATATATGGCTCTCGATGTCCAGGACGCTTCAGCTTTAGGAAAAGAGTTAGAATCGATCCGACAAGAATGGGGGCCAATAACTGGCATTATCCATGGCGCAGGGGTTCTTAACGATAAGCTTATTGCCCAGAAGACCTCAGAGCAATTCGACACTGTTTTTAACACAAAGGTTAATGGACTTCGTTCCCTGCTTAAAGCAACAGAAAATGATCCCCTGGAATTGATCTGCTTATTCTCTTCTGTTGCGGCCCGCTTTGGGAACATGGGTCAATGCGATTATGCCATGGCTAATGAAATTCTCAACAAGATTGCCAATCAAGAAGCCCTCCGACGCAAAAATACCTGTATAGTAAAGTCGATAAACTGGGGACCCTGGGATGGAGGCATGGTGTCACCCCAACTCAAGTCTCATTTTACTAAATTGGGAATCCCACTTATCCCGATGGATGTGGGCGCTCATAAGCTTGTGGATGAAATCCGAGAGAGAGATCCTCAAAGAGCAGAGATCGTTATTGGGCCTCCACCACCAAAGGGTGGTCTTTCCGTTAAGACTTCAAATAGGATGGAACTGAGATTAACTGTGAGCAATTATAATTACCCCTTTATCAACAGTCACAAGATTGAGGATATTCCCGTGATTCCAGTAGTGATGGTACTTGAATGGTTTTCACGCGCTGCTCATCTCTTTTATCCTGATATGAATATAGTATTATGCAAGGATCTTCGTGTCATGAAAGGCATCAAATTGGACTCCTTTCCAAAGGATGCTCATAATTTTATCCTATCCTGTAATATTAACGCCAATGGAGGGAAATCAGTCCTATCAATGGAGCTTCATGGCATGGAGGGCCCCCCACATTATACTGCAACAATTGAGATGACTGATTCAGCCAAGGGAAATGGAAGAACCTCAACCAGAATCATGACTAGCAATTTAAGGCCTTGGTCCTTAAATTGCTCTGAGATATACAATGACCAACTCTTCCATGGACCTGACTTTCAAGTTATCCAATCCCTGGAAGGAGTGTCCGACCAAGCTGCTACAGCAATTATAGTTGGGACGAGAGAGAAGGGTTGGCCAGGTGAATTATGGAAGACCGATGCTGCCGCACTAGATGGCGGATTACAGCTCGCCCTTTTATGGGGGGCTCATAAGCTGGGGAAAAAATCTTTACCCACAAAAATTGGCACCTATATAAGTTATCACGATGGTCTTGTTAAGGGTTCCTTACGTTGCGAGCTAAAGGGTGAAGTGATTGGGAAGGACCATACCTTATCAGATATTTTATTCTTCAATGAAGAGGAAAAGCTTGTAGCAGAGATGTGCGATGTAGAGATGCACATGCTGCCCAATTAG